A region of the Phaenicophaeus curvirostris isolate KB17595 chromosome 10, BPBGC_Pcur_1.0, whole genome shotgun sequence genome:
GACAAGTTAGTCCTTGCTAGTGCATAGCCAGTCAACTGAACAAGACACAGGTGGGAAGTGGTGCTTGTATGGCATGTAGATTGGCTTTATTTCACTGCCAGACATGCAAGCTTCTGATGCAGATATCCCAGTCCAGAGCTGCTAAGAACTTAGAGCAAAACTAGTGATGTAAAACTATTCGCTTAAGAAAAGACACTTGCAGAGGCCTTTTCCCAGTGCTTTTTCTAGTCTTACTGTGTCCGTAGCAGAGTTGGTGCCCATGCTCAACCTTCTGGCGTATTTAGGCATGTCGAGAAATAAATCAGGTTATGATGCAATGGAACCTATATTACTTGACAGTATAGTGAAGTTATTTAATATGCTTTGGCTAGAAAGGGCCTATGGAATGAGACCTGTGTCCAATTCCACATGGTTCCACAGATTGCTTTCACAGCAGTGAAGTCTGAACAGAGGTAGATGTCAATTCTGCTCTTCTGAGGCTGAACCATTGTGAGTTTATAAAGAAGTTAGTAAGCCTTTGTTACTTTCAAATTGATTCCCAGTTTAAATCAATGCCCGAGGAAGTTTTTGCAGCTTCTAGCCAAAACACTGACAGACATCTAAATTCCAGGGTTGGAGAATTCACTGTTTCCATTCGATAAGTACTTGTCCTAGAGCTGCATCTCCATAGGGTAGTTCCTTTGTCTGAGGGGTTACAATGCAGCTCTCTCAGTAAAGAGCTCAGGAAAGTACCTTAAAATCAAAGAAAGCCAACAGACACACTCCTCCCCCAAAACAGCTTGGATCCAAACAGGATTCTTCTAGGCAAGATGCCAGTGGCTTCCATAGAAATGAGAACAGCGAGGAACAGGCTATGAAGCTGCCATCACAAAACAGGTGAGTGAAAACTTTGGCCCTTCAATATATTGCAGACTTGGagaccattttatttctttaatgtcAGCCTAGAAGTATtcactgaaatcagaaaaaCTTCTTAATAGTTAACTCCGCCTTCATTTCAGTCCTTCATTGAGGAGCTTCAagagctgtgcaaggaagtccTTGCAGAAGTCCTAATAAAGCTATAAAATCCATACTGTACTCTCCTGTCTTTGTGTATTATCTGCAGTTTTGTAAGAGTTTGCCAGATATGCAGTGAAACattacttcttttcttctagTTAATTGCGAGGCACTTTCCATCACTTCCATCTGCTTTCACTTTCAAGTCTTCCCTCTCCGTGTTGGCACCATTcagcagtggtttgggttttctgttGGTTTAAATTACAGTACTAGATTGGAGAAAGGGTGCAGGAAGATgtaagtcttttctttttaaaaaaggaagtgtCTTTATGAGTACTgttaggaattattttttccagaaaacttCTTCAGATTTGCtagaattcatttatttttttgcatcatTGGAGAAATTTTGGATTGCTGCCAAATCAAGACTCCATTTGTAACTATGTTTTGTAGACTGTTACTCCAGATTCTGTCTCTTGAATATTTTCACTGATGCAACAAGTTGATATGCGTAGACTGGGACACCATCCCCTTTAACTGCCTGGAGGTTCATTTCAAGCAGGCAATCTGCAGTGTTCACCTGCTGAATACACTTGGCTCTGTAGCCGGATGCTACATACACTGAGTTAGCTAATTTTGAAGAGTTGCTCTGTTGGGCAGAAGTTCTTCATGCCCGTAATTTTTGCTTCACAAAGCTATGTGTTTGTGTAACACACACAGCCTTTTGTTAAATTTTGTGAGTAGTCTTGTGCAAGTACTATTGTATAAATTCTAAACTCTGCCTTCTCTAGAGTCTGcttcaaagcagaaaagcttttgGTGTTAAACAATGTTTCACTTCTCACATCTgttggggaaaaagagaagatacTTTGTGTCTGGCCCTGACACAGCATATTTCATCAGCccactgttatttctgtgcatgCTTTGAAGAAAAGGGGTAAAAGGTCATTCTTTGTAACTAGGAAAGATCTTCTCTCTGAAagatgctttgcttttccagtattttaaatAGTCTTCTCCCCACAGCCCAACATTAGAAAGATAAAATGGTCTCCAAGCtcatttgcttgcttttaaaTCTTGAGCTGATAATTTCAAGCATAAAAAATCTCAGAAAGAAGATGACCTTTAGGGAAGGctgagtatttttaaaacacatgcaTTTGTATTAGCTTCATGTTCTTACAAAACATCTTGTGATGTCAGAAATGACAAAGCAGTGTGTTACAAATCACCCTCCTCGAGGGTTTTTTGTATGAACACCAAGATACTAATTTCATAAAAGGTGCTTTGTAAAGGTTTAGTGTACACTGGGAATAATTCCATAATTCCATTTGATATGTTTCTTCTAACGTTGTTTGTGCTTTTTCGTAGCCAAATGCCCTCTGTGTAGGAACGAGGTTTGAGCAGAGCACTTGGTGGAATGCTCCCTGGAAGAGGAAACAGAGTCCAGTAGTACAAAGAAGTGTGATTGCCAGTGGAAATCCAGTTCAAAGGTAGATTCCACTGTGTTTTACTTGGCTTTCATCATGCTTTTGTAAAGAACTCTGTAGAAATTTTATGTAAATATGCTGAATACACTTTACATATGCATAACAtactaaaaattatttagaagtCTACACAGCGCATCAAGCCAGCACAGGAGAAAGTGCTTAACCAACTCTCATCACAAACAAATTTTGCAACAGGGTAACAAGATAAAAGGAGCACCAGTTGTAATTTTATGCTGGTCATTGTGCAGTACACACATAGATGTGTATTAGTTAAATAAAACCTTTGGTAAAAAGCtgttacgttgctttttgtttctgtttctgaaaatagaGTAGTTCTATAACCACTGGAACTATTCagcttttcatttacttttagaatctaaaaatctaaataaattcttctttcataaaacttgttcaAGAATACATATTCTGCCTCAGAGGGGAAGACTAGATGGGCTTTATATCTTCAGTGTAACACTTGTCAGCTGAACTACtgaggtatttttattttactttgcagaCCTGTTTTGCCCCATTGTGTTTTGCCTCATTGTGCGTTCGCTGCTAGAaactaaatcttcctccttctactttttcctttttgttttgagaAACATTAAACTGTTCTGAAACATTAAattgttaattttaatttgtagtTCTAATGTTAGTTCTAAGAATGCATCTGATGCCTCCTCTCCTGTCATACCCAGCCAATGGTCTTCAGAGCTGCCTTCCCTGAGTATTTCTGGGGGAAGCTTTACTTGATGCTGATGTATTGCTGTAGTAGAGCACTTGCCTTGTGGCTGCTTAAGCCTGACTTTTCAGGGTTCCGGTACTCGGTTCCTTTTTTATTGTGTGCCTGGGAGATAGGGCACTTGGTGACTCCTGACAGTGGGATGTAAGTCGGGAAATGGGGTTTGTGAATCCTCTTCCCCATAACACCTGTCAATTGCCCTGCAGACTGTGACCGTTAAAAGTGCTCAACCCTTAGTTTCCTTTGGAAACTAAAAGAAACCCTACCCATGGAATTTAGGATGAGTTTGTTTAAAAGGTATTACTCAACAGTGATGTCTCAATTGATGTGAACTTTATCAAAGCACCCGCAGGAATGAAATCTAATCCAGTCACAATAAGCTGCATAAGTTCATTTGATTTCAGATAAATGCTCTCACGCATGCGTTGATCGAACTACGGAGGGAAAATCCAGCTGTGAAATGTCTGGTTGTTTCTCAGTTCACAACTTTCCTGTCACTGATAGAAAATCACTTGAATTAAGTAGAACTACTGTAATTTTTAACGAACACTGTTTTAGAAATATCTCTCTAGGAATATAGCATCCTTCTGATTTTTAGAACTTCAGAAGAGGAATaaattacttaaatattttgtttagtgGAATAAAGCCACGAATCTTACTCATGTTTTTTGTAACGTATCACCTGTTAAATGCAGGATTTTAAACATGCATTTCAAAGCAGGGGTCAggattttaatgtatttatttcctgttgTCACAGAAGATGGATTGTCAAACtgaacatttttcctttctctttagaGGATCAGGGTTTGCCTTTACTCGTTTGGATGGGTCAAGAAAAGAGTAGAACCAAATAGGTATTTCCAAAGCAGCTAAGCAGGATGCCCTGCTGTAATGCTTTTGTCTGTGAAAGCAGGTGGAGTTGGATTGAATGCGACTGTAGCTTCCCAAGTGTTTTTAATGGATCTTGTGAGTAATGGGTTATTTATAATAATCTTGCTCAGTCTAGTTGAAAGTATTTTGGCGTTTTACCCAGTTGTAGAAGGAAAACCCCTCTGAGAATGAACAACGCTTTATCTGttaaagggcaaaaagggcttttcttcctttgtttctctGGTACGCCTTTATTTTAACACactatttttgtgtttttcctttatttactgTGAATGCAAAGAATGCTTGTGGTACTGTTAACATTTGATATctgttccttctttctctttctgataCTTTTGAATGTTCTTTGTTCTATTTAATAACTTCAAAAGCCATAAATTGGAatttcagtaattatttttttctcttagttaTAACacgatgcaaaaaaaaatatattcttgtaATAATTGGTTCACATCTTGTATACAAAAtcaatgtttttctgttcacttcctccctccctcactAATTAATCCTCCGCTCTGATGTTCTCGTTTTCTGGCAGTTGGAAAGAGACAAATTCTGCAGTTTGTGCACTTTAAAACAGAAcgaaagtaaatgaaaatattagtgTAGCTTTGGACTTGGGCATCTGGTAACACCAATAGCAAAGAAAAAGTACTAGCTTGGACATCAGGTTAGTGAATACAACagctatttatttaataaactaAATGAATTAAATATGAGTGAGAGTATGAATTAGTTGCcttggaaaaaattttttcatgattTACAGCTGTCTTCATCagtcttgtttctgtttgttttgcattGAATAGTCCAGTTAGAAGGGACCTACACCACCATCTCACCCAgctacttctgttttgttttgttaaacaATTCTCAGAATGAGAGAACTTGTGAGAAGTCCGAGagaattgttttctttgaagataATTAATGTGATACAATGCATACACTCCTGAAGCTAGTGGTTATAAGAAAATACCCCAACACTGTTAATAGTGAATCATTTTTGTACTTAGTTACATTTCACAAACCACACTCAAATATAATTGCAGCCTTCCCACACCACTAAAGAGCTTCTCCTCATCCTGCTGGTAACCACTCCATGGTGGTAACCATCCTGTTGTATTTGATGAAGGGGCAGCAGGACCACATGATCCTTTATGATCCCACTCTGGAACGTTAAGTGCCGAATGAAATTCGGTCACGCATCTGCATTCCTTGAAGCGAATTAGCTGCAGTAAGTATTCAAGTAGAAATAACTTTGGAGACAGCAGAGTAAACAGTTTTTCTAGTCAAATTGTGTAGATTTGTGTAGAACTGTAGCTTAGAGGTCTGCATTCTTTCTCCAAGAGCCATAgacttcttccctctccctctttattttttaaaattacttggtTGTTTAAACACAACCTTATCTGCTGAATTCTCacctttaggaagaaatatgaaTGTTTAATGTGAGCGTACAACAAGCACACAGATTTTTCTACACAGCTCATCTGTCTTTATAACTCTCCCATGTAAAATATAGTATCCTTTGGATAAGACATTGCAGAAAGGCATACAGATAGATATTGCAGCTCAGTTTTCCTTTGTTGGATTGATGAGAGGAGGAGATTGAGAGCAGTACACTTTGGTCCTCCTTGTCTGCAGCAAAGATAGAACGGAACATGTTCAGGCCAGGTCTTTCCTCAAGACATATTGTTTCTACAGTCAGATGAGTATTAGAATAGTTTGCCGAACAGAGCTTGCCAGGGATATCCATCATGCAGTGACAGATCTATCATCTGTTGCATTTCTGCATTCTCTTCCTCGCACCCTTGGTGGGAGAAGCAAGACTTGTTTGGCATTTATCTTGCAGCCTGGTGCCTTAACAGTTCTTAGcatctaaaataaatgttttgtgcTAGCCTAGTGCTGGTTTCCCCCCACTTCTACAGAAAGGAGTTGCTAAAAGGAGGTCCTAGATAACATTCAGTGTATGGATGATATGGCAAGGTGAGGCCTTCACATCAGGCTTGCCTATCACAGCCAGAACATTTACATTTCAGGTAGATTTACAGATCTGCTCTGTAAGAACTGGCAGTTCTGTACCTTTAGatagaaaaaaacatgctgGAAAAATGTGGAGCACAGACTTGGAATTTCACAAATCTTTATGTTTATTGTTATGTCCTAAGCATGAGTAGGAACAGCTAAACTACCACAGTGTGTTTAGCAAGTTTCTTGTTTACATAACTTGGAGATTACTGCATAGACTAATGGAAGGATGCACGGGCTTTCTTAACACTCGGGGGAGGCTTCACCTCCTGATCAATAAGTGCCTGTGTTCAGCTACTGTAGGTTTTGCTATCAGAATAAAGGGGCACTGAGGCAGTTAGTATATGCAATGTTTACTTCATAATTAAACTGATAATAAGATTGTTTTAATGTCTGCTGGACTCCTGACAAACTtagttttgaaaacatttacCTGAAGATCCTGCTTGTTAGGAATATGCAACCAGAGTCTTTCAAAGCTTGCTCTGTAGGGGGATGCTCAAGGAATGAGAGGTTTGGTTGGAAGTAGTTAATCTGcaagcctc
Encoded here:
- the HLTF gene encoding LOW QUALITY PROTEIN: helicase-like transcription factor (The sequence of the model RefSeq protein was modified relative to this genomic sequence to represent the inferred CDS: inserted 1 base in 1 codon; substituted 3 bases at 3 genomic stop codons); its protein translation is MLQKNDYQNVLAQPKCPLCRNEVXAEHLVECSLEEETESSSTKKCDCQWKSSSKINALTHALIELRRENPAVKCLVVSQFTTFLSLIENHLNXVELLGSGFAFTRLDGXKKRVEPNRYFQSSXAGCPAVMLLSVKAGGVGLNATVASQVFLMDLAWNLVAEDQCFDRCHRLGRSTITKFIVRDSVEENMLKIQNKKRELAAGAFAIKKPSSSEVKQTKINEIKAVIDL